The following coding sequences lie in one Puniceicoccus vermicola genomic window:
- the arfB gene encoding alternative ribosome rescue aminoacyl-tRNA hydrolase ArfB yields the protein MLRLSNNVSIPAAELSFQAIRASGPGGQNVNKVSSAVQLFFNVRESSLPEFYKSRIFRLRDSRLTAEGIIVIRAEEHRSLEKNKTAAMERLRQMILKATETQKKRRPTRPTLGSKNRRIDSKKKRGKTKALRKRPDF from the coding sequence ATGCTGCGCCTTTCCAACAATGTTTCGATTCCCGCAGCCGAGTTGTCCTTTCAGGCGATCCGGGCTTCCGGGCCGGGTGGTCAGAACGTGAACAAGGTGTCGAGCGCAGTTCAGCTTTTTTTCAACGTGCGGGAATCTTCGCTCCCGGAATTCTACAAGAGCCGCATTTTCCGTTTGCGAGACAGTCGTCTGACCGCCGAGGGAATCATTGTCATCCGGGCTGAGGAGCATCGCTCGCTGGAAAAGAACAAAACGGCGGCCATGGAGAGGCTTCGCCAGATGATCCTCAAGGCCACCGAGACCCAAAAGAAACGCCGCCCGACCCGGCCAACCTTGGGATCCAAAAATCGACGGATCGATTCGAAGAAAAAGCGGGGGAAGACGAAAGCCCTTCGGAAGCGTCCGGATTTTTAA
- a CDS encoding YrhK family protein codes for MPHLISDRPRLLSLWRDEDDLSSQARWENIQAYLYAIGGLAFVFGSVFFFPALDPFMNVGAWIFFWGSILYLVVSGHDLAEVIRYRRQKRRLSEVDRMEWGAAFAYFAGTILFMIGSLFFLSWIDQVEVGAWCFIVGSLLFVAGSTINVLQVPGKSKRGNMQLINLTAVTFVSGSILFTVASIPYLWSPATEDEIRVLNTFLASQYVVGSALFFLGGITNFRRCLANQRREAAERGNESN; via the coding sequence ATGCCGCATTTGATTTCTGATCGCCCGCGTCTCTTGTCTCTTTGGAGGGACGAAGACGATTTGAGCTCGCAAGCTCGTTGGGAGAACATCCAGGCCTATCTCTACGCGATCGGAGGGTTGGCCTTCGTCTTTGGGAGTGTCTTCTTCTTTCCGGCGCTCGATCCTTTCATGAATGTGGGAGCATGGATATTTTTCTGGGGGTCGATTCTCTACCTGGTCGTTTCAGGCCACGATTTGGCCGAAGTCATTCGGTATCGTCGGCAGAAGCGTCGGCTCTCGGAGGTTGATCGGATGGAGTGGGGAGCCGCTTTTGCCTATTTTGCCGGAACCATCCTCTTCATGATCGGAAGTCTATTTTTCCTCTCGTGGATTGATCAGGTCGAGGTAGGAGCATGGTGCTTTATTGTCGGGAGCTTACTCTTTGTAGCGGGTTCGACGATCAACGTTCTTCAGGTTCCGGGGAAGAGTAAGCGCGGGAATATGCAGCTGATTAATCTGACGGCGGTGACTTTCGTTTCGGGCTCAATCCTCTTCACGGTAGCCTCGATTCCTTACCTTTGGTCGCCCGCAACCGAGGATGAAATCCGGGTGCTCAATACTTTTCTCGCATCTCAGTATGTTGTCGGAAGTGCCCTGTTTTTCTTGGGTGGGATTACAAATTTTCGCCGCTGTCTCGCCAATCAGCGTCGAGAAGCCGCTGAACGAGGAAACGAATCGAACTGA